A genomic segment from Rhodospirillum centenum SW encodes:
- a CDS encoding antitoxin Xre-like helix-turn-helix domain-containing protein, with product MPPLAQTSGDRLPTSRPRQQTFADPSDRARLTPASLAAMRRLAETWTLSRPEAAALLGVSESTWDRIRTGAWTQTLSQDQLYRVSALVGLYKGLHLLFADAMADRWPRLRNRGPLFDGQTPIDAMVEGGIPLMLEVRRHVDALRGGL from the coding sequence ATGCCGCCGCTTGCGCAGACATCGGGCGACCGCCTGCCGACCTCGCGCCCCCGGCAGCAGACCTTTGCCGATCCCTCGGACCGCGCCCGCCTGACCCCGGCCTCGCTGGCGGCCATGCGGCGTCTGGCGGAGACCTGGACCCTGTCCCGACCGGAGGCGGCCGCCCTCCTCGGGGTTTCGGAAAGCACCTGGGACAGGATCAGGACAGGTGCCTGGACCCAGACCCTCAGTCAGGACCAGCTCTACAGGGTTTCGGCCCTCGTCGGCCTCTACAAGGGCCTGCATCTTCTCTTCGCGGACGCCATGGCCGACCGCTGGCCGCGGCTGCGGAACCGGGGGCCGTTGTTCGACGGACAGACCCCCATCGACGCCATGGTCGAGGGAGGCATCCCGCTGATGCTGGAGGTGCGCCGCCATGTCGATGCCCTGCGCGGCGGGCTCTGA
- a CDS encoding RES family NAD+ phosphorylase, whose amino-acid sequence MALPVRRLALERTVRLVTSARLRDPVLRGLVPADMVDDLAEIEGATSGRIMAQARGADGIGSAEFVAGLPQALFINAAFSYWRPRDLNRFNGPGRGAWYAAFAVETCLAEVIFHLTRELERVGDFRAVVEYAELFASFAGEFCDLRGVVPVPACLDPDPAVGYPAGNALAETLRTEGRNGIVYPSVRHPGGTCLVALFPHAVQSVAPGRVLRVTWAGGRAPTWDAVTD is encoded by the coding sequence ATGGCGCTGCCCGTGCGTCGCCTCGCGCTGGAGCGGACGGTACGGCTGGTGACCAGCGCCCGGCTCCGCGATCCGGTGCTGCGGGGCCTCGTGCCCGCGGACATGGTGGACGATCTGGCCGAGATCGAAGGCGCGACCAGCGGTCGGATCATGGCGCAGGCCCGTGGGGCGGACGGTATCGGCAGCGCGGAGTTCGTCGCCGGGCTTCCCCAGGCCCTTTTCATCAACGCTGCCTTCTCCTACTGGCGTCCGCGCGACCTGAACCGCTTCAACGGGCCGGGCCGTGGGGCGTGGTACGCGGCCTTCGCGGTCGAGACCTGCCTGGCCGAGGTCATCTTCCATCTGACGCGCGAGCTGGAGCGGGTCGGGGACTTCCGTGCGGTGGTGGAGTATGCGGAACTGTTCGCCTCCTTCGCCGGGGAGTTCTGCGATCTCCGCGGCGTCGTCCCGGTCCCGGCCTGCCTCGATCCCGACCCCGCCGTGGGATACCCCGCGGGCAATGCCCTGGCGGAGACTCTGCGGACGGAGGGGCGCAACGGCATCGTCTACCCCTCCGTGCGGCATCCGGGCGGCACCTGCCTCGTCGCCCTGTTCCCCCACGCCGTCCAGTCGGTGGCCCCGGGCCGGGTGCTGCGGGTCACCTGGGCCGGCGGGCGGGCGCCCACCTGGGACGCGGTGACGGACTGA
- a CDS encoding TIGR00730 family Rossman fold protein — MSTIRSVCVYCGSSGQVADTYKQAAHDLGRRIGAAGLRLVYGGGRVGLMGITADAALAEGGEVVGIIPEHIQALEVDHTGLTELHVVDSMHTRKAMMVSRSDAFVILPGGLGTLDEAFEIITWRQLRLHDKPIIIVDVDGYWAPLRALLTHIRETGFGRMEIERLYTFVDRVEDVLPALEVAPVPTVEARVARL; from the coding sequence ATGTCCACCATCCGGTCCGTCTGCGTCTACTGCGGGTCTTCAGGCCAGGTCGCGGACACCTACAAGCAGGCGGCACACGATCTGGGGCGGCGCATCGGCGCAGCGGGACTGCGCCTCGTCTACGGCGGCGGACGCGTCGGCCTGATGGGGATCACGGCCGATGCCGCCCTTGCCGAAGGCGGCGAGGTGGTGGGGATCATTCCCGAGCATATCCAGGCCCTGGAGGTGGACCACACCGGCCTCACGGAACTGCATGTGGTGGACAGCATGCATACCCGCAAGGCCATGATGGTTTCTCGGTCCGATGCCTTCGTGATTCTGCCGGGGGGACTCGGCACCCTGGACGAGGCGTTCGAGATCATCACCTGGCGCCAGCTCCGCCTGCACGACAAGCCGATCATCATCGTGGACGTGGACGGCTACTGGGCGCCGCTGCGCGCGCTGCTGACGCATATCCGCGAGACCGGCTTCGGCCGGATGGAGATCGAGCGGCTCTACACGTTCGTGGACCGGGTGGAGGACGTGCTGCCGGCCCTGGAGGTGGCGCCCGTCCCGACGGTGGAGGCGCGCGTCGCCCGCCTCTGA
- a CDS encoding c-type cytochrome translates to MKRPISKLFQSALLSAGLVAVAAVGTAMAQDPADAVKQRQSQMKEIGGAMKSIQAFVKDGKGTAAEVKTAAETVVTTGPKFEGLWPEGTAVGFGKSEAKAAIWTEMEKFAKGFQAMGQQAELLVKVADTGDRAAIGKQFGALYETCKSCHEAYHED, encoded by the coding sequence ATGAAGCGTCCGATCTCCAAGCTTTTCCAGAGTGCTCTGCTGTCCGCCGGGCTGGTCGCCGTGGCGGCCGTCGGCACGGCCATGGCCCAGGACCCCGCGGACGCGGTCAAGCAGCGCCAGTCGCAGATGAAGGAGATCGGCGGGGCGATGAAGTCGATCCAGGCCTTCGTCAAGGACGGCAAGGGCACCGCGGCGGAGGTGAAGACGGCGGCCGAGACGGTCGTCACCACGGGGCCGAAGTTCGAGGGCCTGTGGCCGGAGGGCACCGCCGTCGGCTTCGGCAAGAGCGAGGCCAAGGCCGCGATCTGGACGGAGATGGAGAAGTTCGCCAAGGGCTTCCAGGCGATGGGTCAGCAGGCCGAACTGCTGGTCAAGGTCGCGGACACCGGCGACCGCGCGGCGATCGGCAAGCAGTTCGGGGCTCTCTACGAGACCTGCAAGTCCTGCCACGAAGCCTACCACGAGGACTGA